A window of the Streptomyces sp. NBC_00454 genome harbors these coding sequences:
- a CDS encoding type II toxin-antitoxin system VapC family toxin: MIYLDSAAIVKLIHAESETQALRDWLDERAETGWISSALAEVESFRALARHAPQAAVRLHLVLDLIELVDLDPGVRILAQTVRPATVRSLDAIHLATALSIGGRLTSFVTYDKRLADAARDAGLAVDAPA, from the coding sequence ATGATCTACCTCGACTCCGCCGCGATCGTGAAGCTGATCCACGCGGAATCCGAGACGCAGGCACTGCGCGACTGGCTCGACGAAAGAGCGGAGACCGGATGGATCAGCTCGGCGCTGGCGGAGGTGGAGTCCTTCCGGGCGCTGGCCCGCCATGCCCCGCAGGCCGCTGTGCGACTCCACCTCGTCCTGGATCTGATCGAACTCGTTGACCTCGATCCCGGCGTCCGCATCCTGGCCCAGACAGTTCGTCCGGCCACCGTTCGAAGCCTCGATGCCATCCACCTGGCGACAGCGCTCAGCATCGGCGGGCGATTGACCTCCTTCGTCACCTACGACAAGCGACTTGCGGACGCCGCCCGCGATGCGGGACTGGCCGTCGACGCACCCGCCTGA
- the groL gene encoding chaperonin GroEL (60 kDa chaperone family; promotes refolding of misfolded polypeptides especially under stressful conditions; forms two stacked rings of heptamers to form a barrel-shaped 14mer; ends can be capped by GroES; misfolded proteins enter the barrel where they are refolded when GroES binds) — MAKIIAFNEEARRGLERGMNQLADAVKVTLGPKGRNVVLEKKWGAPTITNDGVSIAKEIELEDPYEKIGAELVKEVAKKTDDVAGDGTTTATVLAQALVREGLRNVAAGANPMALKRGIEKAVEAVSAALLSQAKDVETKEQIASTASISAADTQIGELIAEAMDKVGKEGVITVEESQTFGLELELTEGMRFDKGYISAYFATDMERMESSLDDPYILIVNSKIGSVKDLLPLLEKVMQSGKPLLIIAEDVEGEALSTLVVNKIRGTFKSVAVKAPGFGDRRKAMLGDIAILTGGTVISEEVGLKLENAGIDLLGRARKVVITKDETTIVDGAGDSDQVAGRVNQIRAEIENSDSDYDREKLQERLAKLAGGVAVIKAGAATEVELKERKHRIEDAVRNAKAAVEEGIVAGGGVALLQASSVFDKLELTGDEATGANAVRLALEAPLKQIAVNGGLEGGVVVEKVRNLPIGHGLNAATGEYVDMIAEGIIDPAKVTRSALQNAASIAALFLTTEAVIADKPEKAGAAAGGGMPGGDMDF; from the coding sequence ATGGCCAAGATCATTGCGTTCAACGAGGAGGCCCGGCGCGGTCTCGAGCGAGGCATGAACCAGCTCGCCGACGCCGTCAAGGTCACCCTTGGCCCCAAGGGTCGCAACGTCGTCCTTGAGAAGAAGTGGGGCGCCCCCACGATCACCAACGATGGTGTCTCCATCGCCAAGGAGATCGAGCTCGAGGACCCGTACGAGAAGATCGGCGCCGAGCTGGTCAAGGAAGTCGCCAAGAAGACGGACGACGTCGCCGGCGACGGTACGACCACCGCCACCGTTCTCGCCCAGGCGCTCGTCCGCGAGGGCCTGCGCAACGTGGCCGCCGGTGCGAACCCGATGGCCCTCAAGCGCGGTATCGAGAAGGCCGTCGAGGCCGTCTCCGCCGCCCTGCTTTCCCAGGCCAAGGATGTTGAGACCAAGGAGCAGATCGCTTCTACGGCCTCCATCTCCGCCGCTGACACCCAGATCGGCGAGCTCATCGCCGAGGCCATGGACAAGGTCGGCAAGGAAGGCGTCATCACGGTCGAGGAGTCGCAGACCTTCGGCCTGGAGCTCGAGCTCACCGAGGGCATGCGCTTCGACAAGGGCTACATCTCGGCGTACTTCGCCACCGACATGGAGCGCATGGAGTCGTCCCTCGACGACCCGTACATCCTGATCGTCAACTCCAAGATCGGCTCGGTCAAGGACCTGCTGCCGCTCCTGGAGAAGGTCATGCAGTCCGGCAAGCCGCTGCTGATCATCGCCGAGGACGTCGAGGGCGAGGCCCTGTCGACCCTGGTCGTCAACAAGATCCGCGGCACCTTCAAGTCCGTCGCCGTCAAGGCTCCGGGCTTCGGCGACCGCCGCAAGGCCATGCTCGGCGACATCGCCATCCTCACGGGCGGAACGGTCATCTCCGAGGAGGTCGGCCTCAAGCTCGAGAACGCCGGTATCGACCTGCTGGGCCGCGCCCGCAAGGTCGTCATCACCAAGGACGAGACCACCATCGTCGACGGTGCCGGTGACAGCGACCAGGTCGCCGGTCGCGTGAACCAGATCCGCGCCGAGATCGAGAACTCCGACTCGGACTACGACCGCGAGAAGCTCCAGGAGCGCCTCGCGAAGCTGGCCGGCGGCGTGGCCGTCATCAAGGCCGGCGCCGCGACCGAGGTCGAGCTCAAGGAGCGCAAGCACCGCATCGAGGACGCCGTTCGCAACGCGAAGGCGGCCGTCGAAGAGGGCATCGTCGCCGGTGGCGGCGTGGCGCTCCTGCAGGCCTCCTCGGTCTTCGACAAGCTCGAGCTCACGGGCGACGAGGCGACCGGCGCCAATGCCGTGCGCCTGGCGCTCGAGGCCCCGCTCAAGCAGATCGCCGTCAACGGTGGTCTCGAGGGTGGCGTCGTCGTGGAGAAGGTCCGCAACCTGCCCATCGGTCACGGCCTGAACGCCGCGACCGGCGAGTACGTCGACATGATCGCCGAGGGCATCATCGACCCGGCGAAGGTCACCCGCTCTGCCCTGCAGAACGCGGCGTCGATCGCGGCCCTCTTCCTCACCACCGAGGCCGTCATCGCCGACAAGCCCGAGAAGGCCGGCGCCGCTGCCGGCGGCGGCATGCCGGGCGGTGACATGGACTTCTGA
- a CDS encoding cold-shock protein — translation MAQGTVKWFNAEKGYGFIAVDGGADVFVHYSAIQMDGYRTLEEGQRVEFEISQGQKGPQADMVKLAVG, via the coding sequence ATGGCTCAGGGCACCGTCAAGTGGTTCAACGCGGAGAAGGGCTACGGCTTCATCGCGGTCGACGGTGGTGCGGATGTGTTCGTCCACTACAGCGCCATCCAGATGGACGGGTACCGCACCCTTGAAGAGGGTCAGCGGGTCGAGTTCGAGATCTCGCAGGGCCAGAAGGGTCCGCAGGCGGACATGGTCAAGCTCGCCGTCGGCTAG
- a CDS encoding MoaD/ThiS family protein, giving the protein MSVNVRIPTILRTYTGGKAEVPAEGTTLAEVIESLEKSHPGIAARVLDDQGKLRRFVNVYVNDDDVRFEGGLQTSTPDGAGISIIPAVAGGC; this is encoded by the coding sequence ATGAGCGTCAACGTCCGCATCCCCACCATCCTGCGCACCTACACCGGCGGCAAGGCCGAGGTCCCCGCCGAGGGCACGACCCTCGCCGAGGTCATCGAGTCCCTGGAGAAGAGCCACCCGGGCATCGCCGCGCGCGTCCTGGACGACCAGGGCAAGCTCCGCCGCTTCGTGAACGTCTACGTCAACGACGACGACGTGCGCTTCGAGGGCGGGCTGCAGACGTCCACGCCGGACGGCGCCGGCATTTCCATCATCCCCGCCGTCGCGGGCGGCTGCTGA
- the thrC gene encoding threonine synthase, whose amino-acid sequence MAAQTADTSAGTSNTGASVDLGPATGLSCRECGTRFELGPIFACVECFGPLEVSYDLPLGDPEALRAAIEAGPDNIWRYAPLLPVPADVASKPSLNPGFTKLVDAANLAKELGFTGKLYVKDDSGNPTHSFKDRVVAIAVEAARAFGFTTLSCSSTGNLAGAVGAAAARAGFRSCVFIPHDLEQGKVVMAGVYGGDLVGIEGNYDDVNRFCSELIGDPLGEGWGFVNVNLRPYYGEGSKTLAYEICEQLGWQLPDQIVIPIASGSQLTKIDKGLQELIKLGLVEDKPYKIFGAQAEGCSPVSTAFKAGHDVVRPQKPNTIAKSLAIGNPADGPYVLDIARRTGGYVEDVNDTQVVEAIKLLAQTEGIFAETAGGVTVGVTKKLVENGQLDPSLTTVILNTGDGLKTLEAVAEGGGQTATIRPSLDAFRAANLA is encoded by the coding sequence TCCTGCCGGGAATGCGGCACCCGCTTCGAGCTCGGCCCGATCTTCGCTTGTGTGGAGTGTTTCGGACCGCTCGAAGTCTCGTACGACCTGCCGCTGGGCGACCCCGAGGCGCTGCGCGCCGCGATCGAGGCCGGCCCCGACAACATCTGGCGCTACGCGCCGCTGCTGCCCGTCCCCGCGGACGTGGCCTCCAAGCCGAGCCTGAACCCGGGCTTCACCAAGCTCGTGGACGCGGCCAACCTGGCCAAGGAACTGGGCTTCACCGGCAAGCTGTACGTCAAGGACGACTCCGGCAACCCGACGCACTCCTTCAAGGACCGCGTCGTGGCCATCGCCGTCGAGGCCGCCCGCGCCTTCGGCTTCACCACCCTGTCCTGCTCCTCCACCGGCAACCTGGCCGGCGCCGTGGGCGCCGCGGCCGCCCGTGCCGGCTTCCGCTCGTGCGTCTTCATCCCGCACGACCTGGAGCAGGGCAAGGTCGTCATGGCCGGTGTCTACGGTGGCGACCTGGTCGGCATCGAGGGCAACTACGACGACGTCAACCGCTTCTGCTCCGAGCTCATCGGTGACCCGCTGGGCGAGGGCTGGGGCTTCGTCAACGTCAACCTGCGCCCGTACTACGGCGAGGGTTCCAAGACCCTGGCCTACGAGATCTGCGAGCAGCTCGGCTGGCAGCTGCCCGACCAGATCGTCATCCCGATCGCGTCCGGCTCGCAGCTGACGAAGATCGACAAGGGTCTGCAGGAGCTGATCAAGCTCGGCCTCGTCGAGGACAAGCCCTACAAGATCTTCGGTGCCCAGGCCGAGGGCTGCTCGCCCGTCTCCACCGCCTTCAAGGCCGGTCACGACGTGGTCCGCCCGCAGAAGCCGAACACCATCGCCAAGTCCCTGGCCATCGGCAACCCGGCGGACGGCCCGTACGTCCTGGACATCGCGCGCCGCACCGGCGGGTACGTCGAGGACGTCAACGACACCCAGGTCGTCGAGGCCATCAAGCTGCTCGCCCAGACCGAGGGCATCTTCGCCGAGACCGCGGGCGGCGTGACCGTCGGCGTGACGAAGAAGCTCGTCGAGAACGGTCAGCTGGACCCCTCGCTGACCACCGTGATCCTGAACACGGGTGACGGCCTCAAGACCCTTGAGGCAGTGGCCGAGGGCGGCGGTCAGACCGCCACCATCCGCCCGAGCCTGGACGCGTTCCGCGCCGCCAACCTGGCCTGA